The genomic stretch ATATTCAAAGATAAACAAGTAGCTCCAAAGCATACTGAGTAGTCCAGGGCGCAGATAACTTCGGTAGCCCAATAGCTCTGATTGCAGAAGCGAACTTCCTACTCATCTCGAAACAGCTTCCTATCAACAATTGCGGCCAGTATCTGCTGAACAAGCGTATAAAAAATCATCGGGAGTAAAACAGCCGGATGATCGGACAAAGCAGCAGCAGCGAGCACCAAGCCTGTTCCATTGTTGTTCATTCCCAGCCCGAACATTAGTGCAGCTTGATCCGATTTGTCAGCTTTCAACCATCGAGACAGCAGCCAACCAGATGCAAAAGCGGCAGTGCATAGAGACAACGTTGTGCAAAAAACAAAGATCAGGAAATCTGCGTCAGGTTTTGCGAATGCTTCCGGCAACGTTGTAGCCGCATTTGAATAATTTAGAAGCAACAGAACTATGAAATTTACCAGCTTCAAATATGGCTTGAATAAGCTAGTGCGCTTTTCACCAAGCAGAAAGTGAACAACTATCCCCAGCAAGGACGGAACGACTACGGTGAACACCATAAAAGCATTTGTTCCTTGAGACGATGCCAACTCATGCAAGTCCTCGGAATAATCACCACTGGTTAAAAAACCGAACGTATGCAGTACTAGTGGAGTCGTGAACGGACTGAGCAAGGTCGACAAGAATACCAAGCCCAAACTGAGGATGAGATTTCCGTTGGCATTTTGAGACCAGGCCGTTGAAGACCCCGCGATTGGCATCGAAACGATCAATGCCAGCCCAACCAACAAGTTTTGCAGCTCGTCTGAGTTATGCCAGAGTTGCATCAATCCGCGCAAAGCTAAAACCAAGAGAATCGGACCCGCTGTGTTTGCGACAAAGCCAGAAACGATTGCTGCGGGACGCTTCCACAGGTTAGTCAATTCATGAGCTTTAACGCCCAATCCCGCGTTGAACAAAAGAAAAGCAAGCATAACAAGGGAAAGCGATACTTTCATTTCGCTTCCGTCGGGGCAGACGAGATTCCCGAACTGAACATTCCTCAGCAATAGCCCAAACTGAGGCAAAACAGCTGCCAGGAAATAGACTGAGATGAGAATTACCAGGAAGTGCTTATGAATGAAGTGAGTGCAAGCAGATACAACTCCACCGATCGAAGCGGTCGAGTGATGATCGTCCGTCTTATTTTGCATTCGGCTAGTTTATCAAGTCAGTGCCTGAAAAACTGCGAAATAGCTTACGCGATTTTCAAATTCCAACGGACTGAATGTAGTAATAACGAATGCACTCAATTCGATTTATTCGCACATGGAAATTTTTATCACGGACTGCGCAACCAGGCGTTCTCTTCTTCCCAGTTTGTAATCTGTGGTGTTGGCTTCCAGTTCGGCCTGGGCAACTCGTCAACGCCGACGACCGACACGCCCTTGATTCTGTAAGCCTGCAAAAGCGTATTCACTTCGGAAATTTTTGAGTCAGGCACGTAAATGTGTGTAATCTCCGGTTTACTCAGACCGACTCTTGTCGATAGCGAGCTTCCCACCTTCAGCCTATCCACAAGCTGCTCTCCGGGCTCAAGCATGCCGGCGCTACGCAGTTTCGGAACGACGTCGGCAGAAATACCGAAGACAACTGGATACGTATCGAGGCTGAGCGGGCTGTGGCGATGGTAAGCCCAGCCTTCATTGAAGTCCCGAGTGACGGATATAGCCTTGCGCCCGTATTCGTGCGTAGCAGCCTCTCCTGCATGCGTCATGCCGCGCAAACGTATCTCGGCGGATGGTAACAACCCTCGCTCGGCAAAAACGCCTGGAAGGGACGACGAGACCGTTCCATGAAAGAGATTGGGCAACTTATCAGTCGGCTCGAAAGGCATCCAGGACATAGGAGACAAACCCTCGCTGTCCTTGACTGCGTGTTCACGTGGCATCGA from Candidatus Melainabacteria bacterium encodes the following:
- a CDS encoding Na+-dependent transporter, which codes for MQNKTDDHHSTASIGGVVSACTHFIHKHFLVILISVYFLAAVLPQFGLLLRNVQFGNLVCPDGSEMKVSLSLVMLAFLLFNAGLGVKAHELTNLWKRPAAIVSGFVANTAGPILLVLALRGLMQLWHNSDELQNLLVGLALIVSMPIAGSSTAWSQNANGNLILSLGLVFLSTLLSPFTTPLVLHTFGFLTSGDYSEDLHELASSQGTNAFMVFTVVVPSLLGIVVHFLLGEKRTSLFKPYLKLVNFIVLLLLNYSNAATTLPEAFAKPDADFLIFVFCTTLSLCTAAFASGWLLSRWLKADKSDQAALMFGLGMNNNGTGLVLAAAALSDHPAVLLPMIFYTLVQQILAAIVDRKLFRDE